One Maribacter cobaltidurans genomic window carries:
- the fabD gene encoding ACP S-malonyltransferase: MNAYIFPGQGAQFVGMGLDLYEKYPVAKTMFDQANEILGFSITETMFHGTAEGLKETKITQPAIFLHSVILSKVMGDSFKPDMVAGHSLGEFSALVANGTLNFEDGLQLVSKRALAMQKACEMQQSTMAAVLGLDDIIVEKICAETPGIVVAANYNCPGQLVISGEVEAVNLACEKLKEAGARRALVLPVGGAFHSPLMEPAREELASAIEGTNFAAPSCPIYQNVTTTAVTDAEEIKKNLISQLTAPVKWTQSVQQMIADGATVFTEIGPGKVLQGLVKKIDGSVETQSPELE, translated from the coding sequence ATGAACGCATATATTTTCCCCGGACAAGGGGCACAGTTTGTGGGTATGGGATTGGATTTATACGAGAAATATCCGGTAGCCAAGACAATGTTCGATCAAGCCAATGAGATTCTGGGTTTTTCCATCACGGAGACTATGTTCCATGGAACTGCGGAAGGACTTAAGGAAACTAAAATTACCCAACCCGCCATTTTTTTACATTCCGTCATTTTGAGCAAGGTAATGGGCGATAGTTTTAAGCCCGATATGGTAGCGGGGCATTCCCTTGGGGAGTTTAGTGCCTTGGTAGCCAATGGTACGTTAAATTTTGAGGACGGGCTTCAATTGGTGTCCAAGAGGGCTTTGGCCATGCAAAAGGCATGTGAAATGCAACAAAGTACAATGGCTGCGGTATTAGGCCTGGACGATATCATAGTAGAAAAAATATGTGCCGAAACCCCGGGAATCGTGGTTGCTGCAAATTATAATTGTCCCGGACAATTGGTGATTTCGGGTGAAGTAGAGGCCGTAAATTTGGCCTGTGAAAAATTAAAGGAGGCCGGAGCAAGAAGAGCCCTTGTTTTGCCCGTGGGTGGGGCTTTTCATTCGCCTTTGATGGAACCTGCCAGGGAAGAATTGGCCAGTGCCATAGAAGGTACGAATTTTGCCGCCCCAAGTTGTCCGATTTATCAGAACGTAACGACCACTGCGGTAACCGATGCTGAAGAAATCAAGAAAAACCTCATTTCCCAGTTAACGGCACCCGTAAAGTGGACGCAAAGCGTACAACAGATGATTGCCGATGGTGCAACGGTCTTTACGGAAATTGGTCCTGGAAAAGTACTTCAGGGTTTGGTCAAGAAAATTGATGGTTCGGTTGAAACCCAAAGTCCAGAATTGGAGTAG
- a CDS encoding LytR/AlgR family response regulator transcription factor codes for MNLRAILVEDEANSREILSNYINKYCPDVELVGMASSIKEGLGLIEKNELDLVFLDVEMPFGNAFDLLDQIPDRSFETVFVTAYDHYAKDALNHHAAYYLTKPINIDELVKAVEYVKEVRTKENHLQEKVLNTNTKSIQGKLTLPQQDGFQVLNVEEILYCQADDNYTEIYLENKKILVSKTLKYFEDALLEFYFARIHKSYLVNVNEIVKYRKGKGGSVVLSNGKELLVSASKKKDLLSYFD; via the coding sequence ATGAACTTAAGAGCGATTTTAGTTGAGGACGAAGCCAATAGTAGGGAAATCCTCAGTAACTACATAAATAAGTACTGTCCGGATGTTGAACTTGTCGGTATGGCTTCTTCCATAAAGGAAGGTCTTGGGTTAATAGAAAAAAACGAGCTTGATTTGGTCTTTTTGGATGTGGAAATGCCTTTCGGCAATGCCTTTGATCTTTTGGACCAAATACCAGACAGAAGCTTTGAAACGGTTTTCGTTACGGCTTACGATCATTATGCCAAGGATGCCCTAAATCATCATGCAGCTTACTACCTCACCAAACCTATAAATATTGATGAACTGGTAAAAGCAGTAGAATATGTAAAGGAGGTAAGGACCAAGGAAAACCATTTACAGGAAAAGGTCTTGAACACCAATACCAAAAGTATACAGGGAAAATTGACACTGCCACAACAAGACGGGTTTCAAGTACTCAATGTGGAAGAAATCCTATATTGTCAGGCCGATGATAATTATACTGAAATCTATTTGGAGAACAAAAAGATCTTGGTAAGCAAAACACTTAAATATTTTGAGGACGCTTTGTTGGAATTTTATTTTGCCCGTATTCACAAATCGTATTTGGTCAATGTGAATGAAATAGTCAAATATCGAAAGGGTAAGGGCGGTAGCGTGGTATTGTCCAACGGAAAGGAATTATTGGTTTCGGCATCCAAAAAGAAAGACTTGTTGTCGTATTTTGATTAA
- a CDS encoding gamma carbonic anhydrase family protein, whose translation MIKEVNGKHPKIGKNCFLAENASIVGEVTMGDQCSVWFNAVIRGDVHYINIGNKVNIQDGAVIHCTYQKSPTNIGNNVSIGHNAIVHGCTIKDNVLIGMGSIVMDDCVVESNSIIAAGAVVTKGTHVPSGSVFAGMPAKKIKDISPELSAGEINRIAEAYIMYSGWFKEND comes from the coding sequence ATGATTAAAGAGGTGAATGGAAAACATCCAAAAATAGGTAAGAATTGTTTTTTGGCCGAAAACGCTAGTATTGTGGGTGAGGTCACGATGGGAGACCAGTGCAGTGTTTGGTTCAATGCCGTGATTAGGGGCGATGTTCATTACATCAATATTGGAAACAAGGTAAATATCCAGGATGGTGCGGTTATCCATTGTACCTATCAAAAATCGCCTACCAATATCGGTAATAATGTCTCCATAGGCCATAATGCCATTGTTCACGGGTGTACCATTAAGGACAATGTGCTTATTGGCATGGGAAGTATAGTCATGGACGATTGTGTTGTTGAAAGCAACAGCATTATAGCAGCGGGTGCCGTGGTGACCAAAGGTACACATGTACCTTCGGGGAGTGTTTTTGCCGGTATGCCGGCAAAAAAGATAAAGGATATAAGTCCAGAATTAAGTGCGGGTGAGATTAATAGAATCGCCGAAGCATACATCATGTACTCTGGTTGGTTTAAAGAAAATGATTGA